The Polypterus senegalus isolate Bchr_013 chromosome 1, ASM1683550v1, whole genome shotgun sequence genomic sequence ccaaCTATCCACAAGCATTACATGGTAGGTAACTGCCCAAATAATCATATTGAGATCCAGACCTAAGAACGTAATACTCCGACATTCACCTGCCGTGGCGCTGTGTCAGAGGCTATGCCTCACGTGCTGATGTTCGAGGTTTGATCCCCGTTAGGGGATGAGCCCCAAGAATGGCAAAACGTgtcatgtactgtactatttggcagatactgtacaatactgtatatgcacatatatacatacacatataaacacacaatCTATTTATCTGCCATTTCTATCAACCCACATAATTTATGAGACTTGCATTAATGTAAAggagtttggaaaatgaatgaatttcctAAAACTTAACACTTGTTTCAAGAGTAACTTAAATAGTTTGTGAGAGGTTTTGTTGTTTTAGGCTATCCAATTAtcacacaaaaatgttattttagagaCCACCTCAAGGTCCTGGGATTAGGACTTTTTGCCAGTCCCAAAGTGCcataattttaaattcatttgttaTTCATTCCATTTTGTCAGAACATCACAACTGTATCCAATTTCTCTCTAGTCAATCTGATGCGCTGCCAATGGCAACACTGCAGAAGACTCTGGATAgactaaaacaaacaaattaacaatAAGTTTGGACCTGCCATCGTACATAGCGGTTAGTTATCCACATTAAAGGGTGACGCTGTGAAATATAGTCCATAACAGATCAGCCGCCGACTGAAAATCATCAGAAAAGTTGCATCATCTTAGCAAGTTACAGGCAATCTCAGCCCACTTCTCAGGACCAGCGGTCTCGTAGTCAGACTAATCTGCGACTTGCCCCCACAAAACCAGCCAAGTTTGTGTTTAGTCAAAGGGGCGGGCTCTGTGTGCCCAAGAGCCGACAGCCAATGAGTGCTCACCCAGTAGAACAATGCATATAATttagggaagaagaagaaggagccaTGGGTGTTTTGAACCTTCCAAACAAACGAGAAGATAGTCTGTCTGATGTTTCGTGTTttttgtaccatgacagaatggaggagaaaaaaaaagaagaagggaTGAGATTGCAGCTCAACTCGCCGTACCTTTAAAGTATGCAACAGTACGGTTAGGCAGCACAATATTGGCCGTCAGAAAAAGAGGTGAGTTTGTAATACTTTGGAAACATAAAACTGTGTTGGAAAGTCACACCCTGGAGTCGTGTAATTTGGCAGGACCTGAGATTTCTATTCATGATGAGATCAGAACGTTTGACATCTCCTCCAGGCTTAAGCTGTAATACTCATAACTCTTAGCACACCACTCAAATGAAGAAAGTCCACCTAAACTAAATAAAGATGCTACTTCTTGAAAAAACAGTCAATTTAAGATTTTCGATTTTCTTCTGGATTTCCACCACACTCCAAGTGTGGAAAATGTTTGCAAAAGAATGGAAGGTCTAAAGAAGCATGCACCCATTTTTATACACAAGCACAATATGTATTACACACTAAAGTCAAGTAACCTCAGAAGGGAAAAGATGGACAATTAAATGAGCTTGAATGCCATGGCTCCTTGTCTTAATACGCAAGTGTATGGGGTCCTCATTGTGTATGCAACAGATCAGTGTAATGTGAAGGTGGACTTGCTCTGAAACAGGGAGCTTTGTCTTGTCCCTAATGGCTTCATCCAGGACTTTCAAGCTGCGGACTGACCTGCTACTTTGGGCGCCACCTTGTTGGAGTGATGTGTGAGATACAGTACTCGGGCTGCCTGCTAACTTCATGTATCCTCTAAAGGTTGCCAATCAATCAAGCTTATGTGATCGTGGggctttttattataaaatacgtCCAAAATGTTCCTTTGacacaatttcattttgcaaaatcTACCCTAAAGTTGGAGtacaaatgaaaagataaaaactCAAAGCCAGAGGATCCAAATGATGAGGCTGACTCAGGTGGTTGAGTTTTTTTAGGTTCTCCCACTTCAGGTTATTCGTTCCTGCGGCAGTTGCGGGATTTCTTGAATGTTGACCATATTAGAAATCTTACATCTGGGAACCACCATAAAGCAGCAAAAAGAACGAAACTGCTTGGCCCTGAAGTGACTGACGCCGTACAAAAGCGGGTTCAAAATGGTGCTGGAGAAAGTAAAGACGACAACCCAGAAGAAGAGTGAGGAAGAAACGAGGAGGCCGCTCTGAAAGTTCCGCAGCAGAATCAGAAACATTGTGATGAATATTGGGCTCCAAGTTAGAAAGAAGGAAACCATTAGCAGAAGTAAAGTTCGGAAAAGTTTTAAGTCTTTCCTGGATACCAGAATGCGATTTTCTGTGCGACACTGCAGTCTTTCTCGTGAAGATCTCTTAATCTGCAAGGAAACAAATGACATTTAGATGCTACAGAATGTAACACTATGTGCTAAGATTGACATTCGCACATTGTTTAGTAAGAGAACATCAAATAATGTAACAACAAGAGCAGAAAAACTAAAGCTCTGCTGTTTGCCTTTTCCGCCCCACGTTCATTTGTTTGTGAACTTTTCAGTAAGACATGGCGCAGCTTTTTGACTCACTGATCACAACATATCGAGCACATGAGATGTTGTTGTCCGCAGTAAGCGAATCGACAATATAAAACAAGAACTGCCCTCTAAGTGCACGATGCCCATGCTCTTTAACCCTTTCTTCAAAGCCAGATGTTACCAGTTGGTGGCAGTTTGTACTGGTCAAGGGTTACAACTGAGAGAAATACAAATCACAACCTCAGAATACAAGACAGAACAAGTAACAACTAACTGCACTACAGGTAGCAAAATGAAATGTGGGGTCAAGCAAATGGCCGACTGACAGTTGGCACTTCAAAGTGTGACACTGAAATGCTAAAATATGACTTGCAGGATGGGAAGAGGCAGACAATTTATTTGTGAAGCTTAAAGAGCTTATAAATTTCTACTCCCTTCATTAACTCTGTGATACCCCATTAATCCATGCAAAACAGGCCTATCAACCAATATGACTTCCCACACCCAAGGTGACATGCAGAAGACCTTTCTTTCGAGCCACTGGCACATCATATTGAAGGGAGAGATGCCTCTTCTACCTAACATGGCCTTGCTGTGTTTTATGGTATTCCTGGAAGCAGACTCCTTTGATGTTTAGCGGAGGTTTCTTATACCACAGAATTTCAGAACATTAACCCCCCACCACCTCTTAAAAGCATGTGTTAAACTGATACACCCCTCCATCTTCTGAAGTTAACCAAAAATCAAACCACCTAAAACCTTGCATTGCCTGGAATTTGAGGAAAGATTACTGGTGGTGGCTCCATTCTTATCAACGCACCAGCCATACCGTTTACCACCAAAGAAAACAACAACTTGAGCCCCATTCTTCATGAAGAATGCTTAGAATGACTGGTGGTTAATAACATTAAGTGTTAACACATTTCAAGATGCGACTTTTAATTAACAGTAACGGAGTATACTTTACTGTTGATGTTCACAAGTTGTGGGGGCAGTTAATTACGCAACTTTTACTTCTTAAGAAATTTCCTTGTAACAAATGTGCTTCAGTTGAAATTTCTATTCCAAAAAAATGCTAATATTCGATTGGAGCACGAATCAGACATAGGCAGGTTGTCATTTGATAAATATCACTTTATAATCCGTCACCGGCGAGGTATCAGTCAGATGAAGGGAGAATATAgggacatacagtggtgtgaaaaactatttgcccccttcctgatttcttattcttttgcatgtttgtcacacaaaatgtttctgatcatcagacacatttaaacattagtcaaatataacacaagtaaacacaaaatgcagtttttaaatgatggtttttattatttagggagaaaaaatccaaacctacatggccctgtgtgaaaaagtaattgccccctgaacctaataactggttgggccacccttagcagcaataactgcaatcaagcgtttgcgataacttgcaatgagtcttttacagtgctctggaggaattttggcccactcatctttgcagaattgttgtaattcagctttatttgagggttttctagcatgaaccgcctttttaaggtcatgccatagcatctcaattggattcaggtcaggactttgactaggccactccaaagtcgtcattttgtttttcttcagccattcagaggtggatttgctggtgtgttttgggtcattgtcctgttgcagcacccaagatcgcttcagcttgagttgacgaacagatggccggacattctccttcaggattttttggtagacagtagaattcatggttccatctatcaaagcaagccttccaggtcctgaagcagcaaaacaaccccagaccatcacactaccaccaccatattttactgttggtatgatgttctttttctgaaatactgtgctccttttacgccagatgcaacgggacatttgccttccaaaaagttcaacttttgtctcatcagtccacaaggtattttcccaaaagtcttggcaatcattgagatgtttcttagcaaaattgagacgagccctaatgttctttttgcttaacagtggtttgcgtcttggaaatctgccatgcaggtcgtttttgcccagtctctttcttatggtggagtcatgaacactgaccttaactgaggcaagagagggctgcagttctttagacgttgtcctggggtcttttgtgacctctcggatgagtcttctctgcgctcttggggtaattttggtcggccggccactcctgggaagattcaccactgttccatgtttttgccatttgtggataatggctctcactgtggtttgctggagtcccaaagctttagaaatggctttataacctttaccagactgatagatctcaattacttctgttctcatttgttcctgaatttctttggatcttggcatgatgtctagcttttgaggtgcttttggtctacttctctgtgtcaggcagctcctatttaagtgatttcttgattgaaacaggtgtggcagtaatcaggcctgggggtggctacggaaattgaactcaggtgtgatacaccacagttaggttattttttaaaaagggggcaattactttttcacacagggccatgtaggtttggattttttctccctaaataataaaaaccatcatttaaaaactgcattttgtgtttacttgtgttatatttgactaatggttaaatgtgtttgatgatcagaaacattttgtgtgacaaacatgcaaaagaataagaaatcaggaagggggcaaatagtttttcacaccactgtataaggcCGAGAAGTGggagacagaaagaaaaagtgtGTAAGGACATGAAAGGGAGAGGCCCGAGAGCCCAGGTGACTCCTTACTGGTGACACAATTATACCATACGATGGAGTGCATAGGATACACCTTGATGTCTCCTCAGAAAAGTGCTCACCCTTCCTGAGATGGCTATGGAATTCAAACTCAACGTTTTTGAATAACAGGCAACAGAGACAAGTATGTAATCTTGCATATTATACGTACATCCAcaaccacatactgtacatgtctgTGGCGTCCATGTCCAAGTCACAATTGTATCTGCTGGTCTAGTAGTTAAATCTAAGCATGGAAATACTGTAACAATATACACAAAACAATGTAACTGCAGTCCACAATACCTACAATGTGCTTCCTCAAGGGTGTCAGTCTCGACAGGCCCATTCTAAGGCATTTATTGGGTGCACtaatataatgcattgcatttttcactccAACAGCTGGTACATACAAGTACGACtataagtgaaaaaagaaaaatttaaatagaaacaaaataatatgGGGGAGACTGAGAGATCAGTGACTGTCATACAGGAGTCTCAAACCATGCTCTTTTTACTGCCGttaatggattttattatttatttacatgactGTGGGtgaaatggtggcacagtggtagcactgctgccttgcaggggggactgggtggtctcgtggtctggaacccctacagattttattttttttcctccagcttttggagtttttttttgttttttctgtccaccctggccattagaccttacttattctatgttaattaatgttgacttatgtttattttttattgtgttatctatttttctattcattttgtaaagcactttgagctacatttttttgtatgaatatgtgctatataaataaatgttgattgattgattgcaatAAGACGGCCACGGTTCACGTCCCGGGCCCTCCCTTTGTAGAGTTCAtatgggtttcctcctgcagtctacagacatgcagattaggtggagtggcaatgctaaattgtgtCTATCGGTGCAGGCtcgccttgtgatggactggcgccctgttccTGTCTCAATCCCAATGCCTGCTGGGGATAAAGCGGGTTTAGAAGATTTATGGAACTTATTTGaggtcatttatattaggtagaatgcccagacgggcctctgaacccctgcagattttatttttttctccagccgtctggagtttttttttttttttctgttctccctggccatcggactttacttttattctatgttaattagtgttccctaattttaattatttattttgtcttttttctctttcttcatcatgtaaagcactttgagctacattgcttgtatgaaaatgtgcaattgaaataaatgttgctgctgttgtATTCCTGCTCTCATTTTGCTACAATAATGAGAGCAGATCTTGAATGAGATTTTATCTAATTTTTTCGATTCAATTTTCCTTTATTAGATAATAGTGTTAGTTTGTGTGTTGCCTTCATTATACAGCACTTGTTACAGTATTCTCAATTGTAGTGCTAATATTCGTAATGTGCAAATGTATTACTTCACGCTTCACAAAAGATGGCCCATCACAAATGATGAACCTGAATATACCAGATactgccagacagacagacagcagctTCTATAATAGGCATATACAGACAGATAAAGTATGTCTGCTATGAAAAGTGAGAATGTgatagtaaaaataattttacatgttCTAAATATTATATTTACTAGACATTGGACATTTGTGAAGTGCGTCAGTACATCGTCTCATTAATTCCTAATAGACCTAATAATAgggacggagtggtggctctgaggcgaaggacctgtgctggtatccagaaggttgccggttcgaatccccgtcactaatctgctgggcccttgagcaagacccttaacctagaATTGCTGCAATTGCTCTTGGggccaaggggtatgcgaaaactaacaaattcctaatacaagaaattgtataaggcaaaaataaaaaaagagcaagAACCTTAAGTGTTTATGGCAATTTCTGAACTGGATCAAGCCCATTTGAGCATTATGGAAGGCACTTGCACAAATTCTAATTCAGCTACTGTAACATGCAAGTCCATGGAATGTGGGCAGAAGACCAGACTACTTGAAGAAGACTGGCACAGATAAAGACTGAAAAGCCAGTCCACAGGAGACGACAGGCAGCAGCGCCACCTACTGTGCCCCCCCCCACCATGATACAGTATGCTTACTTTATAATTAGTAAATGTAGACAATTACCTGCAAAATCTTGACATAGCTAATAATGATGATTAATCCGGGAATCACAAAATCCAGGCTGGTAAATGTAATTTCCCAAAAAATTTCTCCTGGCACATTTGGCCACATCATTGTACAAATCTGCACTTTCTGTTAAAAGAAACAAGTAATAAAAGGTTAAGACAAGATGAATATAAAATGGAGCGTGTGTGGGTGTATTTTTAATGCCAGTGATCTTCATCTTACACTGCAGAATCACAGTCAGCCGACTGgcagctctaaactggcccagcgTGGTGTGCCGTTCAGGGGTTTCAAAACACCCCATTCAGTTGCGTCATCGTGCCCTACTCTCTGatcaccacatcaataaacattaaaagtaaaaaggaGGGAAAAAAATACCCCCAAAGGGATGGAAAGAAATCTGGACGACAGTTTAGAAACAGTTGATGTACAGGAAACGACAAACCAAGGGGGCCTAAGGGGCCTGTTCATTCTTCAAAAACTCTACTTCATCTGTACAGTGCTGTAGACCCCTGGGTGACGGCCCCCCTCTCCGCTGTGGGGCTTGAAAGTCGGCAGAGAACACGAATTGAGGCTGTGGACAACCATGATGCCAAATCTCGTTCAAATAAATGACATGCCGACCATCACAGAAGGCAGGCACTACAACAGGACACGATTAGGATCAGGCAGTGGGTGAACATTATGGCATTTATAGTCCTATAgaaacagccatccatccattttctaagccccctATTCCAAGTGCAGAGAAAGCTGTGACCCTGAACAAACCTCTGCATGGGGGGCACCACTCCTTCAGCAGTCACATTCTTTACAACCGGTCAATTTCGAGTTGCACCTCAACCACACAGCGTCACTGAACTCTGGGAGAAAAGCAACTAGAAATACGCAGCAACAGAACACATAAGAAGGTATCATTGAATGGCtaaataacacaatacaatatgCAGTTCAGCAAACACGGACTCTCGCCACCACTGAGACCCTTAAAAGTACCATATTATCAGTGCTTACCTTGCCATGAACTGTAACAGTAATCACATGGAAAAACAAGCAGAATGGCAGAGAGGTAAAAGCTGAAGACAACCAAATAAAGGCCAGGGCACTCAACACGAACTTTCCATTAAACACTGGCACCATCTCAAGGTGTAGGATGGCATGCATTCTTTCCAGGCTGATGGTGGCTAAGGTGGCGATTGTGACACAGGCACTGATACTCATGACATAGAGGAGCAAGTGGCACGCTGGGACCCCCAGTATCCAAGACTCGGTCCAGCGGACACTGATTATGAGAGGAATTGCGCTGACAAAGAGGAGGTCGGCGACGAACAGGTTCAGCACAAAGCAGTGTTTGTTAACCAGCAGCCGGCCCCTGACGAGCAGAGCTATGGCGCCAAGGTTCCCAACGAGTGCGACTAGAAGCACAAAACTGAGGGCTGCAGTTTCCAGGGAAGTGATCAAGATCCTCTGTGTTGTCTtgaagtcagaaaaaaaataaaaatatgaaaagttgGCAAAGTTAAGAAACGGAGAGGAATGAGGTTTCATTTTCAACCCCTGGAAGGCAATTCAATGAAGAGCCCAACGTTAATTAGGGCGACGGCACCCACAATGGCAGCGCATTGCTTACTTAGTGAGCCAATCATTTCATCTTTCCAGCCACTATCTCTGAATGGGCAACAACTGCTGTGTTTGTTTCAGCTGTCAGCTCACATGATGGCAAACAGCTAAAGCCTAAAACTCAGAGTTTGAGGAACGTGCTGATAAGACTGGAATTACCAGGTGCCAACTGCTGCCTTTTGTCCATAAATAATGTAGTGacacataatatttttaatagactagacttaaaaaaagaagcaatttgtGCAAGGGAAGGCAGCCAATAGATGGTAGAAGAGTCGTAGATAGTCACTTGTTCGTTCATTCTAAAATGCCACAAGATATTACACCGGTCACTAGGCAGGCAAGGAGCACAAGTCCATCACTCAACACACAGCACATCTTTGTAACTGCCACATCGATACTAACAGCAGCTGGAAGTGAATTGGAGGCCATGGAGTCTTAAAGCAAAACCAGCAGTGGCGTTTTTAGTAAGTAAATTGTGGTGTGGTCATAGCAGAATCAACAAATGTGTGTAGACAAATGTTAACATTGACCTACTTGACTAAATGTGTGTTACCATTTGACTGGTGAGAAATGCACTGCATCACATAAACAACAGGATGATGGGTCCTGATTGGCATCAGATCTTTGTGATACCCTCTGAAATCGACATCATTTGACAAAATGCAGCCATAGAAAATTAAACGTTAAGCAAGGTGGCAGCCTCGCAACCACAGCAACACCTCCAGTTTAGAAATGAATGGCTTTGAGGTGAAGGAGGACATGTCAGAATTCACAGAAAGAGCATGCAGACTTGCACACTGTATAACTCGGACACAATACTCTGGGGCTTTGTGGCCAAACTGGACAATCAAGAGAAAAGCACACAAGTGAATGTGTCACATATTCAGTCTTTTCCAGTCTCTGCTATTTGCAATATGGACCCAGTAAGCTGCAGCCTTCCCAGGCTATAATGGGTATAAAGCAGGAAGCAGCCTTGGGTGAAACTGAGATGGAACTAAGCAAAGGTTCATGTAGAGTGCTGTGCCACCACAGTCTGCCACAGACCTcgtaaattttactttaaaatgaaccaagcgagcaccttctaaataataataaagggcTTTTCTATTAAATGGAAAAGAGTAAAAAGGGAGTGCTGTTCACCAAAAGCTTGTAAATTCcttagaaatattattattattata encodes the following:
- the LOC120543294 gene encoding free fatty acid receptor 4-like, translated to MKPHSSPFLNFANFSYFYFFSDFKTTQRILITSLETAALSFVLLVALVGNLGAIALLVRGRLLVNKHCFVLNLFVADLLFVSAIPLIISVRWTESWILGVPACHLLLYVMSISACVTIATLATISLERMHAILHLEMVPVFNGKFVLSALAFIWLSSAFTSLPFCLFFHVITVTVHGKKVQICTMMWPNVPGEIFWEITFTSLDFVIPGLIIIISYVKILQIKRSSRERLQCRTENRILVSRKDLKLFRTLLLLMVSFFLTWSPIFITMFLILLRNFQSGLLVSSSLFFWVVVFTFSSTILNPLLYGVSHFRAKQFRSFCCFMVVPRCKISNMVNIQEIPQLPQERIT